A genomic segment from Psychrilyobacter piezotolerans encodes:
- a CDS encoding MFS transporter: MSNFFKSIGGVVGVDTKNVDKEYTRYKWQVFITIFVGYAIFYITRKNLSFAKPYLIEQLGYTKLQVGAIAAGMPLAYGLGKFIMGGVSDKSNPRYFMGLGLILAGIVNIIFGSVHSILAFTVLWTINGWVQSMGWPPCGKTMKVWFSDNERGTWMSVWNTAHNVGAMMIPAIVILGVGMFSGSWRGLFFLPGIISIIAGILTMVFLRDKPESLGLPSVREYHGEVLKEDVKVISKRSSKQIFVEDILKNKVLWSLALSNAFVYFLRYGTLDWISVYLVQYKGINIKEAGFSFFMFEFAAIPGTILLGWISDKVFKGRRTPLIMLCLLLSAVLVTTYWMTDNMVIINIAISLIGALIYFPVAAIGIAAVDIAKDDSAGMSAGWTGLFGYFVGATGAELGVGYVLDNYSWNVYFIMLIASAIIAMVLLIPAWNSGKDR; encoded by the coding sequence ATGAGTAATTTTTTTAAATCGATAGGAGGAGTTGTTGGTGTCGACACTAAAAATGTAGACAAGGAGTACACCAGGTATAAATGGCAGGTTTTTATCACGATATTTGTAGGTTATGCAATTTTTTATATAACGAGGAAGAATCTTTCCTTTGCAAAACCATATTTGATAGAACAACTCGGATATACGAAACTTCAAGTAGGAGCTATTGCAGCAGGAATGCCACTAGCTTACGGATTAGGAAAATTTATTATGGGTGGAGTATCGGATAAATCAAATCCCAGATATTTTATGGGACTTGGACTTATCTTGGCAGGAATAGTAAATATTATTTTTGGAAGTGTTCATAGTATTTTAGCTTTTACCGTTCTTTGGACTATAAATGGTTGGGTTCAATCTATGGGATGGCCTCCATGCGGGAAAACAATGAAGGTGTGGTTTTCTGACAATGAGAGGGGAACATGGATGTCTGTCTGGAATACAGCTCATAATGTAGGAGCTATGATGATTCCAGCTATAGTAATACTAGGAGTAGGTATGTTCTCGGGAAGCTGGAGAGGACTATTTTTCCTGCCGGGAATCATATCTATAATAGCCGGTATTCTGACAATGGTATTCTTGAGAGACAAACCGGAATCATTGGGACTGCCCTCTGTAAGGGAATATCATGGTGAAGTTCTAAAAGAAGATGTAAAGGTTATAAGTAAAAGAAGTTCTAAACAAATATTTGTAGAAGATATCTTAAAAAATAAAGTTCTTTGGTCTTTAGCGCTTTCAAATGCCTTTGTTTATTTTCTTAGATATGGAACATTGGACTGGATCTCTGTATACTTAGTTCAATATAAAGGGATCAACATAAAGGAAGCTGGATTCTCATTTTTCATGTTTGAATTTGCAGCAATACCAGGAACTATTTTATTGGGATGGATATCGGATAAGGTTTTCAAAGGGAGAAGAACTCCTCTAATCATGCTATGCTTATTATTATCAGCTGTATTAGTAACAACTTATTGGATGACTGATAATATGGTAATAATAAATATCGCTATTTCACTGATAGGAGCCTTAATATACTTCCCGGTAGCAGCTATAGGTATAGCAGCAGTAGACATTGCTAAAGATGACAGTGCCGGTATGTCGGCAGGATGGACAGGATTATTCGGTTACTTTGTAGGGGCTACAGGGGCTGAATTAGGAGTAGGATATGTTTTGGATAATTATTCATGGAACGTATATTTTATCATGCTGATAGCTTCGGCAATAATAGCCATGGTACTTTTAATACCTGCGTGGAATTCAGGTAAAGATAGATAG
- a CDS encoding MipA/OmpV family protein: MKKLKFIILIFFISIKSFSIYFLDPAINRIMIYIDKDGANNYAFIRGIAEEKERKKEKFISLGLAGSAIEPRFNDTSSYSTVVPLINVKYNNFYTFGGIYNGYNFYQGDKLALNFNAEYRFAGHTEDKFDSYLKELSDENNPIMLGIGSNYPVGHVLLTGGIKHNVRGNSDENTASIGVLGGIPFKKFIILGFLSYEMMSNSYTNRYFGISASDSGIPPHNIDGFGSAIRFTTVLAYSLSRNMDLFSYYYIESLSDNIKKSPLVKGSNSNMIGLGATYTF, translated from the coding sequence ATGAAAAAACTTAAATTTATCATCTTGATATTTTTTATTTCCATAAAAAGTTTCTCCATATACTTTTTAGATCCCGCCATAAATCGTATCATGATCTACATAGATAAGGATGGAGCCAATAACTACGCCTTTATACGAGGGATAGCAGAGGAAAAAGAGAGAAAAAAAGAAAAATTTATTTCCCTTGGGCTTGCCGGATCAGCCATTGAACCACGGTTCAATGATACATCTTCTTATTCCACCGTAGTTCCCTTAATAAATGTTAAATACAATAATTTTTATACCTTTGGCGGTATCTATAATGGGTATAACTTCTACCAGGGAGATAAATTGGCTTTAAATTTTAACGCTGAATATAGATTTGCCGGCCATACAGAGGATAAATTCGACTCCTACCTGAAAGAGCTTTCCGATGAAAATAACCCCATCATGCTGGGAATTGGAAGTAATTATCCAGTTGGTCATGTTCTTTTAACCGGTGGAATCAAACATAATGTTCGTGGAAATAGTGATGAAAATACTGCATCTATAGGTGTTTTAGGAGGCATCCCCTTCAAAAAATTTATTATCCTTGGTTTTTTAAGTTATGAGATGATGAGTAATTCCTACACCAATCGATATTTTGGTATCTCTGCATCCGATTCTGGAATTCCACCTCATAATATCGATGGATTTGGGAGTGCCATAAGATTCACCACTGTATTAGCATACAGCTTGAGCAGAAATATGGATCTGTTTTCATATTATTATATAGAATCTCTTTCGGATAACATAAAAAAAAGCCCCCTTGTAAAAGGGAGCAATTCCAATATGATAGGTTTAGGAGCTACCTATACCTTTTAA
- a CDS encoding ankyrin repeat domain-containing protein translates to MRFLITGDFFKNVPKEKIKQVKERIQYFYREISENKKKIFDIPKGFWVKKLKENLYEFRVNSGDRVLFEFKDIKRAGYGEKVLVLLLFSTHDLAVKSGIRQNKTEDLKVEKLEIEKSCEIVDERLDKDLDAIYSGINSKIVYEITSDENLLEFIQNEDEYTYYYLNDEQYEILNCEFPLFLKGSAGSGKTTVAIRKTMELEERQDLKVGYITFTQPLKEKAHEMYEKFRDPNCEKMVEFYSLEELYEKQLREKPTGLKIFEKFIYEYNPRTPKGMENLELYQEIRGIIKGSMGAKGVGNWNRDLKQELIPREDYLALNKKYTVYSEEVRKEIYKIALIYQKWLTERDYLDENDLARRVILSGKEIFDCIICDEVQDLTEVEIYMLKNLVKNGENLLLSGDIHQIINPTYFNFSRVKSLFYKGEYTEKQLGKNYRSQKKIVDLANKLSDLRGEYIGKLGEDYKEASILEGEDVYIHKKDNKFLKKMEENTAIILVPTYQIKETLRAELPKIANKILTVQDIKGLEFDSVVLYNFATELKKYWKIIFSGRAKTNQLYRYYFNLLYVGLTRAKKRLLLMEEEKDLCLLKELKNYLVPMTVEGKRDFTLKSGELDFLKEGKEFFNRKLFAEAIAAFEKAGAEKYIKKAKDELAADEFFTEYNEEKTIEYIVNNDDSLSRCLEKYVVTDRIGDYAFEKKYYEKAKKYYEKSENYEKLSQLFEMDGNLEKSLEYAVKSEITPLIKRVKQELEKNDAALDIANEVRVLPDKKINSKKISLVEFENLDKKYIMRKQQKNTGDILVILNGRFKSKGKDPKKNSVKSPTKLLIKLYHIDGGGNGISYLMENFSSQLNIKTIVSLLDDGNIIEKYISKSKKKPELDELLLLACEHKRIKNTKKLLQLGGEIEVKSEDGLTPLMTAIKNKDLEMVKLLVSSGAGLGEVSDEKNKLKVTPLIYSVAEDEFDIFKYLIDKGADVELQNPVYHGVAHRNKPMIRALLDKNVKLDIEVEGMTPLLSAVISKDLEIMKMLIEGGANLDYTVGGSAPMMKIIQNNYLEGMKLFLEKGYRLKAEDLAALSLKGNIELSKLVLIDNLGYNYIEKIEQNISHIKNNRKIEQKIEPLKKIKKKYDFEEYRKIAEEEE, encoded by the coding sequence ATGAGATTTTTAATAACTGGAGATTTTTTTAAAAATGTACCTAAGGAAAAGATAAAGCAGGTCAAAGAGAGGATACAATATTTTTACAGGGAAATATCGGAAAATAAAAAAAAGATATTTGATATCCCCAAAGGGTTTTGGGTAAAAAAACTGAAGGAAAATTTATATGAATTCAGGGTAAATAGCGGCGATAGGGTATTGTTTGAATTTAAAGATATTAAACGGGCTGGATATGGGGAAAAAGTACTGGTACTGCTGTTATTTTCAACTCATGATCTGGCAGTGAAAAGCGGAATACGTCAAAATAAAACTGAAGATTTAAAAGTTGAAAAATTAGAGATAGAGAAGAGCTGTGAGATAGTGGATGAAAGGCTGGATAAAGATTTAGATGCTATATACAGTGGGATAAATTCAAAGATAGTCTATGAGATTACCTCCGATGAGAACCTTTTGGAATTCATCCAAAACGAGGATGAATATACGTATTATTATCTGAATGATGAGCAGTATGAAATTTTAAACTGTGAATTTCCATTATTTTTAAAAGGGAGTGCTGGAAGCGGAAAAACTACAGTGGCCATCAGAAAAACTATGGAATTGGAGGAACGACAAGATTTAAAGGTGGGATATATAACATTTACCCAGCCCTTAAAAGAAAAAGCCCATGAAATGTATGAAAAATTTAGAGACCCTAATTGTGAAAAGATGGTTGAATTTTACTCTTTGGAGGAGTTATATGAAAAACAACTGAGGGAAAAACCTACGGGATTGAAGATATTTGAAAAATTTATCTATGAATATAATCCAAGGACTCCTAAAGGAATGGAAAACCTAGAGTTATATCAGGAGATCAGAGGGATAATAAAGGGAAGTATGGGAGCTAAAGGGGTCGGGAATTGGAATAGAGATCTAAAGCAGGAACTTATACCTCGGGAAGATTATTTAGCCTTGAATAAGAAATATACGGTATACAGTGAAGAGGTGAGGAAGGAGATATACAAAATTGCCCTTATATATCAAAAGTGGCTCACCGAAAGAGATTATCTGGATGAAAATGATCTGGCACGAAGGGTTATCCTGAGTGGTAAAGAAATTTTTGACTGTATAATTTGTGATGAAGTACAGGATCTGACTGAAGTTGAGATATATATGCTGAAAAATCTGGTGAAAAACGGAGAAAATTTATTATTATCAGGAGATATCCACCAGATAATAAATCCGACTTATTTTAATTTTTCCAGGGTAAAATCACTATTTTATAAGGGAGAATATACAGAAAAGCAGCTGGGAAAAAATTATAGGAGCCAGAAAAAAATAGTGGATCTGGCCAATAAACTAAGTGACCTCAGGGGAGAATATATCGGAAAGCTGGGAGAGGATTATAAAGAAGCTTCCATATTAGAAGGGGAAGACGTATATATCCATAAAAAAGATAATAAATTTTTAAAAAAAATGGAAGAAAATACAGCTATTATCTTAGTTCCAACCTATCAAATAAAAGAAACGTTGAGGGCTGAATTACCGAAGATCGCCAATAAAATATTGACGGTACAGGATATAAAAGGGTTGGAATTTGATTCGGTTGTACTCTATAACTTTGCAACAGAACTAAAAAAATATTGGAAAATTATTTTTTCTGGAAGGGCTAAAACAAACCAACTTTACAGATATTACTTTAATCTGCTGTATGTGGGGTTGACCCGTGCCAAAAAAAGACTCCTTCTTATGGAGGAAGAAAAAGATCTTTGTTTATTAAAGGAATTGAAAAATTATCTGGTTCCCATGACAGTAGAGGGAAAAAGAGATTTTACTCTGAAGAGCGGGGAATTGGATTTTTTGAAAGAGGGGAAAGAATTTTTTAATCGAAAATTATTTGCAGAAGCCATTGCTGCATTTGAAAAAGCAGGAGCAGAAAAATATATAAAAAAAGCTAAAGATGAATTAGCAGCCGATGAATTCTTCACTGAATACAACGAGGAGAAAACAATAGAGTATATCGTAAATAACGATGATTCATTATCCCGTTGTTTAGAAAAATATGTAGTGACAGACAGGATAGGTGACTATGCATTTGAAAAAAAATATTATGAAAAAGCAAAAAAATATTATGAAAAAAGTGAAAATTATGAAAAACTCTCACAATTATTTGAAATGGATGGCAACTTGGAAAAAAGTTTAGAATACGCCGTAAAATCAGAGATAACTCCACTGATAAAGAGGGTAAAACAGGAACTGGAAAAGAATGATGCGGCCTTAGATATAGCTAATGAAGTAAGGGTTCTGCCGGATAAAAAAATCAATTCTAAAAAAATTTCCCTGGTTGAGTTTGAAAATTTAGATAAAAAATATATAATGAGAAAACAGCAAAAAAATACAGGTGATATTCTGGTAATATTAAACGGCAGATTTAAATCTAAGGGTAAGGATCCAAAAAAAAATAGTGTGAAATCTCCTACCAAACTATTGATTAAGCTCTACCATATAGATGGCGGAGGAAATGGCATCAGCTATCTCATGGAAAATTTTTCCAGTCAGTTAAATATAAAAACCATTGTATCTCTTTTAGATGATGGAAATATCATTGAAAAATACATATCAAAGAGTAAGAAAAAACCTGAATTAGATGAGCTGCTGTTACTGGCCTGTGAACACAAGAGAATAAAAAATACAAAAAAACTCCTGCAATTAGGGGGAGAAATAGAGGTGAAGTCCGAAGATGGTCTGACTCCGTTGATGACAGCCATAAAAAATAAAGATTTAGAGATGGTAAAATTATTGGTAAGCAGTGGTGCTGGATTAGGAGAAGTTTCAGATGAAAAAAATAAGTTGAAAGTTACCCCGTTAATTTATTCTGTTGCAGAAGATGAATTTGATATTTTTAAATATTTAATAGATAAGGGTGCAGATGTAGAATTGCAAAATCCTGTCTATCATGGGGTAGCTCACAGAAATAAACCTATGATTAGAGCCTTGCTGGATAAAAATGTAAAGTTAGATATAGAGGTAGAAGGGATGACACCGCTGTTATCAGCCGTAATATCAAAAGATTTGGAGATAATGAAGATGTTAATAGAGGGAGGTGCAAACCTGGATTATACCGTGGGGGGATCCGCCCCTATGATGAAGATAATTCAAAACAATTATTTGGAAGGGATGAAATTATTTTTAGAAAAAGGCTATAGATTAAAGGCGGAAGATCTTGCAGCCTTATCCTTAAAAGGTAATATTGAACTTTCTAAACTGGTTTTAATAGATAATTTAGGATATAATTATATTGAAAAAATAGAACAGAATATATCCCATATAAAAAATAATAGAAAAATAGAACAAAAAATAGAGCCATTAAAAAAAATAAAGAAAAAATATGATTTTGAAGAATATAGGAAGATAGCAGAAGAGGAGGAATAA